From the genome of Prunus persica cultivar Lovell chromosome G8, Prunus_persica_NCBIv2, whole genome shotgun sequence:
ATGCTTGACTCCTGGTTCGAAAAGATCACTCCAAATTGGCCCTTTTGCAGTAGCTGCAGATGGGTGAATCATTGCTGGTCCAACTGGATGCTGATTCATAAGCTCTTTGGAATAAAGAGCGGGTTGACTCACCAAGGCAGCGGCCTGGATGAACTCACCATCTGTCGCTGCATCACCACCAGGAACCGAAACAATAGATCCACGGCGAGATGCAGGGACACCCTCCTGGTGCAAATAAATTCTTTTGAATCCTCCTTCCTTCTGTCCATCCTGGCCTTCTCTCTCAGACCATTTCCATGCCAGTTGCCAACCGCCACCAATCCCGGTGCTACCAGCTCCTTCTCCACCAATGAGACTGTTGTTTCTCATGCTAGCAAGGCTCCCATGGGGAGGTGGGCCCAGGTCCTTTTCAAGGCTCGTTGTCTGACGTGATATCAATGGACTGTGCAAATTGTCATCAGAATCACCACCAACTGCATCAGATGCGTAATCATCTCCTTCTCTGGCGAGGCTCTCCTCATCCCACTCTTCTTGTCTAGCCTGATTCCCTCCCACGCTGAACATGCTGCCAAAGTGTGGGAAAAGCATACTTCGCATGCTTCCTGTATCAGGGAGCTTCTCATGTACACTGCCAAAGAGAGAGACGAGAGGATCAACAAGCCCACTTTGGTTTACCATGCTTGCATGCCGAGACACAAGTCCAATAGTGCTTTGATCAGTCACAGGTCTGGCAACCCAGGATTGACCTCGTTCAGGCCCatataatttgattttatCCTTTTCAGCAGATAAATCATGGTCATCAGCAATGTCATCGGCTGGGCCAATTATGTACTCCTCAAAAGATGTTTCACCCCCAACTCCAAGACCCTCAACAAGTAAAGCCATCTCACCTGTTGATCTTAGAAGGATCAATACCATTCAAACAATGCAACATTGGAAATAAAACAGTTCTTTTAGTGAAGCAAAAAGTGACAGTATTGAGTACGCTTTTCTGCCCATATAAGGCTATAAGTGAAAAGAGTCTTGATTTCTACAACTTTTGTCTCCCAAACTCTATGACCAGAGGATCAAATAGCCCAAAAAATAACCCATGAGCAATAATACATACTTTCCTACTAACAAATCGCTACCCTCGCCAGATGATGCAGTCTAAAGTGAGAAAGAGGGAAAAAGCACAAACCACTTGAGCAAAAAGTTTCATTCCATGCAAATAAGAGAGAATAAATCAATTTCTGTATCACAGCAGTGACCAATTATTCATagataaattcaaaacaaaatgacTAACCAGAGACATCTTCTCTGCCACGCAGCCTCTGTAAAACGTGCTTGGCCTCAAGCATCCGCCCCTTACTTACAAGCCATCGTGGAGACTCAGGCAAGAAAAATACAGTCAATGCAAAATAAACAAGAGAAGGAATAGAAAGAACCCCAAGCATCAACCTCCAGCTTGGTGACTTTGTTAACGACATCccaaaaaccatgcaatatgACAAAAACATTCCCCCTGAGCCAGTGAACTGGGGAAGGGTATTCAACGATCCCCTTATTTCAGGTGGTGCTGTCTCAGATATATAAAGCGGAACCAAGGTAACTACCAAACCAATTCCAAATCCATCTAAAAGCCTTGCCAAGAGAAGGATATAAACATTGGGAGCCCACAGCATTACAATACCACTAAAGAAGTATAGGACAGAAGAGATTATAAGCACAGGACGGCGGCCTAGCCAGTCTGCTATGGCTCCAGAGCATGTTGTAATCAAAGTTGCCCCTATAAGTGACATGGCCACTATCAGCCCTTCCACAGCGGGCTCActttctaatttgaattccttCTTTATGTACAAAACAGACGCTGcagcaaaaacagaaaaggttATTCAAAATGTAATTCGGTGgcaaaaatcacatattcttaACTTAAAGGAGAATCATGGACTACCAATGAAGTAAATTCCAAGGCCAGGCATGAAGTAAACTTTTGATTAACAATCGAAACAAAGCTAAAGAAGCAAATCTTCAAAGCATCTAAGTTGACTGTTGTTCTCAATCTAAAAGAATAAACTTTCAATGTTGAAAAAAGGCAGACATAAAGCTATTGATACTCTCCAAGTACGAGTTGAAAGAGTAGATTTACCTGCGATAGTAGCGTTGTCCCATCCTTGCAATAAATTACCAATAGCAGCAACAACAGCCACAAGCACAGCTCCACTCATCttccactcaaaacccaaaatcgaTTGCTACCCTCTTAAGCAAGTCTCACCAGTAATTAACCAATCCaatcaaaaaaccaaaaacccagATCAAAGATCAATGATTTGAACCCGTTCTTGATCACCCAGTTCAACAATCCTGGCAAAAAAATGATCCACTATCAGTACGAAGGAGAGAAGCATAGGTCATTGAGGTTAAGGTGTTATAAGACCACTGGATCAAAAGCTAATACCATTTATAAAACAAGCCAAAACTCAAACAGAAGCGCACACATAAGCAACCCAACCcaatagaaaacaaacaaacaaaaaacaagggTGATGAAGGTTTACCTGAAACATAGGCGTTTGATGGGTGAGTGGTGTGCTGTCTGTAAATGCAATCACGCCGTCAAAAGTTTGAGACTTTGAGTCCTAGTTgatgatattttcttctctttttttctttttatacttTCCAAGACAACGAAACgcaaattatttgagaaaaacaaaCGATCTTATTCGACAAGAGAAAAGGTGGTAAAGCAGAAGTACCCAAGAGGAACAGAGGTAAGCCCTTTTGGAAACAGAGCGGTGACTGTTGGACACCTGCCCTTGTCCTCCTCTCTTAGCCTTGCACGTCACTCTCCCTGATCAGACTGCTGTTACGTGTTCCGTCATCTTTCACAATCTGTAATTTGGCCCTTTTCgaatttttctaaaaagaactcaactttattttccaattttcacaCACCCAATGAACAGAGTTGCTCTGTTTTCTTGAGCAGCAATGCAGGAGAGTGTCTGAAATGGGTTTTCGGAGAATGGAAAACTTAACCAAGTAGCCAGGCCAAGGCCGACTCCTTAGGTAGGTTAAACAAACccaatagaaaaataaaaatacttaaGAATTTgctaaaaatgaaattttggtaCCCAAAAAGAAATCCTTAACTTTTAGCCAGCAAGCTCAGCACAACACAGCACCAACCCAGCTCAGCGCTTGAatattccaattttccattgaTGTCATTATTACCTAATGGACAAAAACTatgaacaaataaacaaagcaaaaacGAAAGACCATGTTTGCGATTTGGCAAAACTAAATGGGTGATGCTAGGGAGatcaactttagataccaacttgtgtaccaactctctaatagaggtggagcccaccaatacaatgggtctcacactctattagagagttggtacacaagttggtatctaaagttggtctccctagcattttccaaactaaatatataaacactGAACCAAAGCATATTAGAGTCCCTGTTTGTGTGTGATTCAAtcacttttgttttgaattaaaaataataaataaagccaACAGGTCTAACTTAGTTGTCTTCAATTTGAATTCTCGTTGTCTTTAATTTGAACTCTCGTGGTACCGTGACATTGTGTGTGAAAGAAATTATCTCGTTATAtagtatttaaaaaataaaaaaaaaccaatcaaatAAAGCAATGATTTGAAAGATGAAATAAATCGAATCGGATTCGTATGAATGAGAGTGAGCATGACCTTGTTGTAATGGAATACAACTAGCGGACTAGGAATCCAGCACTAGTACAGTTCCAACAAGCAGGGATCACCGCGTCCTTTGCTTTAGTTAGGCTCAAAGgtatcttttttcatttattttttattttttattttgtgcttGTCATATTTCCCTACTTTTTATTCTCCTTGTCTTGGGAccctttatatataaatttttttatattatttttttgctttttttttccccttaatTAGgctggttttttattttttgttttgtattcaCCTTTTTGTTGGTGCATCAATTCATGAGTGAAGGATTTGTACAATTGCACCCAACAAGTTGTTGGGTTTATTCCATGGTTGGTCTGTCAAGTTTACTAAGAATTTGCAAGCCCCACTTGTGTGTGGGTCCTGTGATTGATgtggggggaggggggggggaGAATTGTGGCTTTCAATTACTTATTGAGATATTTGTTAATATACACATTcgtaataaaattataaataaattttatattatttcatttttataaataaatttaaaaaaatacaactggtcttattgaatttaattttaattattaaattattttgatgctctattgagtgttttgggttttttaatgagatttttgggttgggtttgttttaagaaattaatggcagttttgtaatttaaaagaagttaaaagccattttgttatgttgtaaatgtgCTTTtaggtgtgtttctaaagtccattttatatagggttttttttataatttggactcctatattgggtattaTTGTGAATctcccttatttattttgatctATGATTTCATCATCTAGTgttaattatatgattttattttgttggtcaTGGTTCAAATCATAGATTTTCTTCTAACAGACTGCATGGGATTACTAGTTCTTCATGgaatttcaaatataaatatatttatcctAACTAATGGTATAACTTATTTAACCTAATTGCATTGGAGATtgttaatcaaaataaaagaaaaggatatcGATTTTTTTGTATACAtacgatagtctaaactacataTAATggaggtttctcacacacacacaaccaaGATGCCATAGGAATTCGAACTTGAAACCTCTTGTCTACAAGTCAATGTCATTTTTCATTATGTTAGAAACTATTGACCCTTCTTATAATCATTGACAAACTCTTACCGACACTTTTTTACTTAAGAaggaaaaatccaattaataaaattatccctcctttcttttgtcttttcaaGTTAACTATCCcttttatgtaattaaaaattgtttttttaatcattgATATATATTAGCACAGAAACAAGAAGGGCACATGAAGAATGACCGTTATCGGCAGGAAAATTGTAAACTAGGCCCATGCCATGTGgccaaaaatattattcaaagAGGATGCATAAAGGGGACCAAGAAAAATAACCCCATTTTGTACCATTTTGCTTGTTGGGCATGTGAGTGATCATGATCCTGTCTATTATGAATatgacattaaaaataaaaatcaaagaaagaacCTTCTTCAATATGAGAACAAAAAACGAGAAGTTGGGCTCTCATAGCATATTGATCTTCTCCTAACTGTTTCAATCGGAGAAGGACAAACTATATGGGTCTAAGACTAAAGACAACACCAGGCGGCTGCTCTCTAAATCATAAGATTTTTAGTATCTAAGCCCATTGGGCTAGACCCAAATCCTATTTTGGTACTTAAGTTCTTCCTAACATCTTATGTCCCGGCACCTTAACGAAATTGCTACTAATGGAAGATTCTTACATACTACAAGTGTATATAACGTTTTTCTCGTATAAATTAATAACTAGGAAAATACATGAGGTGTGGACACGTGATAAGCATGTGAAGGAGTGTGGTCATAAGACAAGGACTGGTCTTAAAATTTTTCAAGAAAGCATGTCTAGTCTAGTCGTACGGTGTGATGATGATATTTAGTTAGTCTTGGGTCAATGCTTCTTGTGGTCATTTAgtgaattaatttttgttattttgatattagaaTTGACACTTTCAATGAAAATAAGGGTGtgtttgggagtgattctgGATCACTTCTGAGAAAAAGCACCTCTCACGTACTTATCTATAAAATCACTAAAATGATTTTAAGTGATTCTGAAAAGAAGCACCCTCAATGCGCTTCTCCATAAAAGTGATTATTTACTTCTCTAGAATTactcccaaacgagccctaaaaGTGTAGCAAACCAATTCGCTACATACACAATTACGTAACATGAGGAGGCGGTCAAATGACCTAATTTTGAGGGAATAAttgcataataaataaatgagaaGTGAATATAAAGTATGTCCATATAAATTGCGTTTTCTACAATGAGAACTTGCTTATATGCAGACACAATTATAGCcttttttatatagaaaaatcgatagtatttattgatgaaattgaacaagTACAAAGCCACAAAAGTACTGAAATCGGTACAATATCTCTAGTGATCAAACATATTGATTTGATCTGGAGAAAATTACATCTAAACCAACAAATACTCAAACCCCTGATTCAGCAATGTCTGTACTCAGACTAATAATATAGATCCATTGTGTAACGATAGAAACGGCAAATTCATATCGcagttgaaaattaaaattcaaaatatagcAAACTCCTAAAGAGTTATtgagaattaaaataaaataaaacaaactccTAAAAGAGTAATAATAgactaaaacaaataaagaaacatGATCACTGCTCCATATCCTTTCCAGCAACCAAAAAGACCCATAACGTCATACCGACTAAATCCTTAGTGTCGCACTAGTTAAACCCCAGCCCACACAAAATGACAACTTCCATAATTGTAACTCCAAACTCTAAACTAGAGCCAAAATCATGTGTATATGGACTAAAAGCGACGACTAAATCATGGCGACAATGGTGTTTCGCGGTGACTGCTTCAACATCAACAACAGTACAAACCAGCATAGCAACCGATGCTACCCCACTGACGTGGGTTCCGCCATCTTTGCCTGCAAATAGAAacagaaaaactaaaaacagaACAAGCAAAAAGTCTCATCACAAACCAAAACTCCAATCCCTACGAGGAAATGGACAAGGAAAAGGAAGGGGGTtgagagggaagagagaggaagaagaggtgaGGGAATAGCATATGCGAATACAATTATAGCTATTAGATTaacaaattcatcattttattttagaatgtgaatttttcaaaattcattaGATTGTGTCCGTGTTGAATGCCAATTACCGGCTATATACATATGCGGTATGcaaaaaatttgtaatgaCTATTGTTCCCAATCTGTTGGAATGTGTTGGTCTAAAAACTCCAAAAAGTCCAACTAATTCGTTCACGAGCAACTTATGGGTCACGCAATAAAGGGCAAGGGTTTGATTAGTTGTGAGAGTTTAATTAAAGCAAAGCCATATAGTTGGAACCGTAAACGTGGACGTATAGCTAGCAAGAGAAATCGTCCATGGCATCGAACTTTTTTGTTCAAATCTCCACCGCCACGTAACACCAAGAACCTCCTTTATTCTCCAACGCCCTAGCTTGTAGCAACTACCAAGTAAGCtgcgcctctctctctctctctctctctctctctctctatttgcCTTTGCTCTGTCTCCGTTGGCAGAGCCGCTATTTGACATTTGGCTCCAACCGAAGACTCTATGAAATGGGTTTTGGTCCACTTGGCCCTGGAGCTTGTAGGAATGTGATTATTTGAGATTGGAAGTGAGAATTTGGGAACAAGGAAAGATCATGAGAAAGGTTGAAGGGAGGCTGTGTGAGGAATTTTCACCTGCATATTATGGGCTCTGCACTGTTGGAGGAATGCTCAGTGCTGGCACAACCCATCTTGCAATCACGCCTCTTGATGTCTTGAAAGTTAATATGCAGGTTCGTTTTCTTGGTTAAGTTTCGTTGatcttttctgggttttttttgttaaccaagatatttgcttgttttacTGTTCACCATGTCTCTCGGGTGCTTGGGTAGTGGTATCTGTGTTCAAGATGAGAACTTTGCCATTGATGACAAGGGTTTGGAGGGTTTTGTTACTTTGTCTGACATTGCttactatttgtttgtggAAGTGGAAGAATTTTTAGCAATGAAAGGATCTTCAGCTGATCGAGTATTGTtctgggtttagggtttatgtcCTTATAACTGTTGTCCTGTTCGTCATGGTTGTCATTCATTTCCCTGattccttctttttgttattgtgTTGGATGTCTTTTTTTCCAATACATACTCTGTTGGATGTTTGCACGAAAGGTTCATGCTTAATTTACTTTGCACAAGAGtttgatattattatttttttcccactACTCCAGTCTTATATTTGTCAAGTAAAGCTGAATGCCACCGGATGTCTGaccaatttttattaataatacaTTAGCCGCTGTGGTtgttttattctttctttatttattgtgggtCTTGGGGGTAGTTTGTGATGAATTGGTACTAAATGCAAGGATTGGCATGACAAATTAGGTAACTATTTGCAGTAGTAGGACACTAAGTTTAAAGTTTTGTTTTAGCGTGTCAAAACCCTGTCCCTGCCTTTATAGATAAAGTGGTCATGTATCTAAAGAATAGAAGTTGCCAGAAAGGGAATGAGGGTGCGGGGAATAGAAGTTGTCATGTCCTCGACTGCCAAAAAGAATAGAAGTGGTTATGCATCACATGGCATGAATCACAGATCAATAGAACTAACTATCAGATACAAATTTCTGTTCTCTTTCCAGTGATAAAATTTCATGTAGTTGCTTTGATTTCCTTGTATTCGTTTCAACTGCCATTTCTGCTACTGCATATTCATGTTTCAAGGGATTTGTCTCCCATATTTTTATCTCTTATATAAATTAGTTTCTCTTTTGACAGTCGAGGACATAATTCTTCTTAAGAATGCTCTAATAATGTAACTTGTACACTTTAGGTAAATCCAATCAAATATAACAAGATGGCTTCAGGGTTTTCTATTCTTTGGAAAGAACAAGGCCCTTCTTCTCTTTGGAGAGGTTGGTCTGGGAAACTTTTCGGATATGGTGTTCAAGGGGGCTGCAGATTTGGTCTCTACGAATACTTTAAGAAGCTTTACTCTGATGTATTGAAAGATCATAACAGGAGTACCATATTCTTTCTCAGCAGTGCATCTGCTCAAGTATTTGCTGATGTGGCTCTCTGTCCTTTTGAAGCCGTCAAAGTCCGAGTTCAAACACAGCCTTACTTTGCAAAGGGCTTGGTTGATGGGTTTCCAAAACTATATGCAACCGAAGGGCTAGCTGGGTAAGTTACCCAAAAAATTTGATCATTCTTCTCCTTTTAATTTCTCAATCCTTATCAGCTTATCTACACTGCAGCTTTTACAAAGGACTTTTCCCACTTTGGGGTCGAAATCTTCCATGTAATATCTCTATCTctgcatttttaaaattttcatttgcttGCTTGGTAGGATCTATGgctatgaattaaaaaatatattgggTGGTTTGTCACATTAGAATTTCAAGGGTGTGGTATGCTGTCCTGTTTTTCCAGCATAGTGAACAGATAATGCAGTTTTGAGGTTCATGTCATCTCCCACTTCAATAATGGATTAGTTTCACTGTAAAATCCAATGGTGATATCTGTCAAATAGTAGTTTAAATCAGGGTGGTTTTTGGATATATCAACATTGCTAGAGCTGCATTGTTGCTAGCATGTAGTACCGTGGTTATTTCCTCATAGAATCGTTCACTTCTTTTGTATCTTCTATTGCTTGTTGATTATCCTGTGAGATTTTGCATACAAAaccttgcatttttttttttccaattccaCCAAATAATCGTACTTAGTAATATAGGAATGTGAGCAAAAGGCTACTTGATATCACACATTGCTATTTGATTAGTTATGTTTTTCCCctcactcaaaaccccaaGGTGATCATTTGCCCTTGACCAAACCTTCCTACTCTATTTGTACTCATTTTGGTTAAGTGCTATGATCGGAAATGTGAAATCAGGAATAGTCCTGCATCTGTTCAGAACAGGAAAACATAAGGTTTTTGGCAGTTACCTTTgagaatgaaaaattataGCCTGTGGTTGCGTAGAGTAGCATAATGTGTATGGTCATGATCAGGGTGCTACTGGTGTCGTGCCCGATCCAAGGATCAGCTACATGCTTTCTGGCATTTATCATGAGAAAGTTGCTATCTGTTCTCAGCTATCGTCATCAAGCACTCAGTAGAGACTGAAGATTAGTACGTGCTGTGAAATTGatacaaatatttattaacTTTTCTGATGTGAATACTGTTCTTCACAGTCTCGATGATAATGTTCACGACGTTTGAGCACTCAGTGGATCTGATTTATCACAAAGTTatgcaaagaagaaaagaagattgcTCAAGACCCCAACAGCTTGGTGTGACATGTTTAGCGGCCTATGCAGCAGGAGCTGTTGGTACTGTTATTTCTAACCCTGCAGACAACATTGTTTCCTCTCTATACAACAAAAAGGCTGACAATGTGATGCAGGTAACCCTTTGAACTAAgattttctttggtttattTCTAGTAATTGAAGGAAAAAGCATCAATTGCATTGGCTTTATATCTTATCTCCAGGCTGTGAAGAACATCGGGCTCGTTAATCTATTTACTAGAAGTCTTCCTGTTCGAATTACACTTGTCGGACCTGTTGTTACCTTGCAGTGGTTTTTCTATGACACCATTAAAGTTCTATGTGGATTGTAAGTGCATTTCACTTGATACAGACACAACAACATATTTCCTTTCCTCCTTTCATCTAATTGTAAAttccatttgaaaaaaatttcaggcCTTCCAGTGGAGGGCTTACCAGGCGTCTTGAAGAAGCTAACCTATCAGCTTAAGATCATTAGATTAGATAAAGAACAATTCAATAGGATCACTGTCTTTGAGGATGAGATAGTCACTCCTTTGGGCCAGCAATTACTACAACTTTGATCCTTTGTCATGTCACAGTTCGTTCGCGGTATAGGTGGCATTTTGAGTTGAGAGTTTTGTCGTATCCGGGTTTATTATATCCATAATATTTGAAGGTCATGCAGTCTAGCTTCATGATACTCTATGATTTTGGGTACATTAGATAAGATGTAAATAGCTTCTGCATGCTTAATGCTTTATGTTAAagtgcagcagcagcagcagttaTAAAATGTGATCCTGCTTTGAAAGACATCTTGTATACTTGAAAAGAAGTGTAATTTGTGGCAATAGGTTTCGTGGAACCTATAAAAAGCTAAATTGCCAATTACACTTCGTGGGACCTTTCTTGGGTGCAAGGCAAGTGCTATGTGGTCGTGAGTCTTTTGGCTAAAAAGTCTACCTACGATATTTGAGGGCCAAAAGTGATGCTTTtggtaaaaattaaaaattaaaaagaaaagtatgcctttgctttcttttttttttttttttttttttttttgggatttatATTAGAGGAAAGAAACTCCATTGGAGTTCCATCTTCCTAGGTGCCATGAGGGAGTGGGAATCCACCAAAGTGTGCATTTGCTTTGCTTTAAGCTTTCCACAGTttcgataaataaataaaaaagctttCCACAGTAAATTGAGATTGTGGATTCTGACGTATGTGAACTTTAGAAAAACCAATGTTTATGCTGAAGTGAAGATGCAAACAATCATTTATGTCAGTGTTAGCAACTTAGCATCAGTCCTGCACAAGCAATTTATGATATGAATATAGGTGAGTGATTTTGGATAGACCAAtacttatttttatgaaaatttattttaagtgattttccTTTCATAATCGTTTAAAATTACAtaacataattatataaaaattatgtgAGAGGtattatttcttataaataattaTGGCTCTTCCAAACGAGCCATATATTAACGATATGTAATTACACACTCTAATGGGAAACTAATACTCGATCGTTGAAGACTGATGTTAGCATAATCCTAATAGGATTTTGGCTCCTCAACATAGGTTAGATAGAATGTCAAAGTCAGACACACGAGGCAGCTAAGTCAAAGAGTCATATGGCTGCTAGGCTTAATATATGTAAGTGTGCAAAGCGATTTTCCCTTTTCATCCTTTCTGGTTGTAGTGAGTTGACTATAAATTGGTTGTGCAAATTTAGAGTGAGCCTCTAACGAATAGAATTGGTCAAGCACATCTGGCACTTATCCATTTGGCTGGATTATTGTGTGGACCACCACACCTAATTAACTGGTTTTGGACGACCTTTCATACATAAtagttactttttgtttttttttgttttttggaatGGTTGtttttaccttcttttttttataatttttttttaattttgggtcAGAATTGACTGTTGCTGACCCATAAATGAATGGCAAGCATACCAACTTTTCTGTGGAGGAACCGTTAAAAGGGCAAATTTATGCCAAATCTATCCATATTTATCCATCAAAATGGAAGCTTTTTTAACCTCTTTTGCAGGGTTCCTAACAATAGTAATTAAGCTCTTATCTAACATCTAGAATAATAGT
Proteins encoded in this window:
- the LOC18766217 gene encoding monosaccharide-sensing protein 2 — protein: MSGAVLVAVVAAIGNLLQGWDNATIAASVLYIKKEFKLESEPAVEGLIVAMSLIGATLITTCSGAIADWLGRRPVLIISSVLYFFSGIVMLWAPNVYILLLARLLDGFGIGLVVTLVPLYISETAPPEIRGSLNTLPQFTGSGGMFLSYCMVFGMSLTKSPSWRLMLGVLSIPSLVYFALTVFFLPESPRWLVSKGRMLEAKHVLQRLRGREDVSGEMALLVEGLGVGGETSFEEYIIGPADDIADDHDLSAEKDKIKLYGPERGQSWVARPVTDQSTIGLVSRHASMVNQSGLVDPLVSLFGSVHEKLPDTGSMRSMLFPHFGSMFSVGGNQARQEEWDEESLAREGDDYASDAVGGDSDDNLHSPLISRQTTSLEKDLGPPPHGSLASMRNNSLIGGEGAGSTGIGGGWQLAWKWSEREGQDGQKEGGFKRIYLHQEGVPASRRGSIVSVPGGDAATDGEFIQAAALVSQPALYSKELMNQHPVGPAMIHPSAATAKGPIWSDLFEPGVKHALVVGVGMQILQQFSGINGVLYYTPQILEQAGVGVLLSNMGISSASSSLLISAVTTLLMLPSIAVAMRLMDISGRRSLLLTTIPILIASLVILVLGSLVNMGSVVNASVSTVSVVLYFCFFVMGFGPVPNILCAEIFPTRVRGLCIAICALAFWIGDIIVTYSLPVMLKSVGLGGVFGMYAVVCVIAWVFVFLKVPETKGMPLEVIIEFFSVGAKQAAAAKNN
- the LOC18766858 gene encoding mitochondrial phosphate carrier protein 1, mitochondrial; this translates as MRKVEGRLCEEFSPAYYGLCTVGGMLSAGTTHLAITPLDVLKVNMQVNPIKYNKMASGFSILWKEQGPSSLWRGWSGKLFGYGVQGGCRFGLYEYFKKLYSDVLKDHNRSTIFFLSSASAQVFADVALCPFEAVKVRVQTQPYFAKGLVDGFPKLYATEGLAGFYKGLFPLWGRNLPFSMIMFTTFEHSVDLIYHKVMQRRKEDCSRPQQLGVTCLAAYAAGAVGTVISNPADNIVSSLYNKKADNVMQAVKNIGLVNLFTRSLPVRITLVGPVVTLQWFFYDTIKVLCGLPSSGGLTRRLEEANLSA